DNA sequence from the Acidobacteriota bacterium genome:
GCACCTCGTCGCGCGTGACCTCGTCCTTTTCGAAATCATCGACCCAGAACCGCACGCGGTACGTGACCGCCGATGACGCGAAATCCACGAGGACGACGTCCGGCGCCGGCGCCTTCAGCACGCGGCGGCAGTTGGCGAGCGCCTCCTGGAGCGCGGCTTTCACCTCGGCGGGCGGCGCGAGGTAGCTCGCGCCCACCTCGACCTGCAGGCGGGTGGGCGAGGCCGGCTCCGAGTAGTTGGTGATCGCTTCCTTCGAGATGATGTTGTTGGGGACGATGACGAAGTTCCCGGTCTTCGTGCGCAGCTTCGTCGCGCGCCACGTGATTTCGGCGACCCGCCCCTCGAAGCCCCCCACCGTGATCCAGTGCCCCACGCGGAACGGCTTTTCCATCTGGATCGCCAGCCCCGCGAACGCGTTGCCGAGCGTGTCCTGCAGCGCGAAACCGATGACGACCGCGCCAACGGCTGATGCCGTCGCGATCTTCTCCCGGAACACGAAGGTCGCAATCAGCATGAACAGCCCGACGAGGATCGTGTCCTGCATGATGCCGGGAAAGCGGTCCGGCATCCGGTTCTCGCGCAGCGGATTAATCGCGATGACGACGAGCGCGTTCAGTGCGGCCAGCGTGAGGGCGAGCTGCTCCCACGAGCGGATGCGCGCGTCCGCCTCGGGCGCCAGCGCGACGAGCCACAGCACGGCGTTGCCCGCCACGTAGACGAGCGCGAGAAACGCGGAGAGCGAGAGCCGGCGGCGGACGTAGCTGTTCGCGCTCGCGGCACGGCCAGCGA
Encoded proteins:
- a CDS encoding mechanosensitive ion channel, producing the protein MTHSLHLALGAAVLVVSLAGRAASANSYVRRRLSLSAFLALVYVAGNAVLWLVALAPEADARIRSWEQLALTLAALNALVVIAINPLRENRMPDRFPGIMQDTILVGLFMLIATFVFREKIATASAVGAVVIGFALQDTLGNAFAGLAIQMEKPFRVGHWITVGGFEGRVAEITWRATKLRTKTGNFVIVPNNIISKEAITNYSEPASPTRLQVEVGASYLAPPAEVKAALQEALANCRRVLKAPAPDVVLVDFASSAVTYRVRFWVDDFEKDEVTRDEVRTAIYYALHRHGIEIPWPIQVEYSRQEPPADPPERLVERARILGTAGIFASLSPREHERLAAASRERLFGHGDAIVRQGDAGSSLFVVSSGKAVVTVEPGGEVATLGPGDYFGEMSLLTGEPRTATVSARGDCRVFEIDAEMFRQVASADPAVLERVGRAAMERRTELHTVRDSAAAASAPQVEATFLLRMKRFLRLS